In one Agrobacterium tumefaciens genomic region, the following are encoded:
- a CDS encoding glycoside hydrolase family 25 protein: MRLRLSALLSALLLIGGCTSTSYDLLETASVSKPKFADTDPQDFGMNNPHRHEVHGIDVSKWNGDVDWRTVRKSGVSFVFIKATEGSDRIDPKFGDHWRSAAAADILHAPYHFYYFCSTADAQADWFISNVPKEAVTLPPVLDVEWNPSSPTCKTRPAPGIVRAEMQRFLDRLEAHYGKRPIIYTSVDFHRDNLVGQFKNYHFWVRSVAAHPAKIYEDRQWAFWQYTATGVVPGVNGPTDINVFAGTEKNWRKWIASAK, encoded by the coding sequence ATGCGGCTGCGTTTATCGGCACTACTGTCGGCTTTGCTGTTGATCGGCGGCTGCACGTCCACGAGCTACGACCTGCTTGAAACCGCGTCCGTTTCCAAGCCGAAATTTGCCGATACCGACCCGCAGGATTTCGGCATGAACAACCCGCACCGCCATGAGGTGCACGGCATCGACGTCTCCAAATGGAATGGCGATGTCGATTGGCGCACCGTGCGCAAATCCGGTGTCTCCTTCGTCTTCATCAAGGCGACGGAAGGGTCCGATCGCATCGATCCCAAATTCGGTGACCACTGGCGCAGTGCCGCAGCGGCGGACATCCTGCATGCGCCCTACCATTTCTATTATTTCTGCTCGACGGCGGACGCGCAAGCCGACTGGTTCATCAGCAACGTGCCGAAGGAAGCCGTCACCCTGCCTCCGGTTCTCGACGTGGAGTGGAACCCCTCCTCTCCGACCTGCAAGACGCGCCCGGCACCTGGTATCGTTCGCGCCGAGATGCAGCGTTTCCTCGACCGCCTTGAGGCCCATTACGGCAAGCGCCCGATCATCTATACCTCGGTTGACTTCCACCGCGACAATCTCGTCGGCCAGTTCAAAAATTACCATTTCTGGGTGCGCTCCGTCGCGGCCCATCCGGCAAAAATCTACGAAGACCGGCAATGGGCCTTCTGGCAATATACGGCCACCGGTGTCGTGCCGGGCGTCAACGGCCCCACAGACATCAATGTTTTTGCCGGCACGGAGAAAAATTGGCGCAAATGGATCGCTTCCGCTAAATAA
- a CDS encoding lytic murein transglycosylase, whose product MPTFRSRSILFAAALSLLSSSSAFATPPVASPEDPKQVACGGDIGAFLEGVKADAAAKGIPADAIQKALAGAQIDPKVLSRDRAQGVFRQTFLEFSQRTVSQARLDIGRKKLQELSSTFARAENEFGVPAGVIAAFWAMETDFGAVQGDFNTRNALVTLSHDCRRPELFRPQLLALIEMVQHGDLDPAANTGAWAGEIGQVQMLPKDIIAFGVDGDGDGHINVKSSGPDAILTAAKFIQHLGFKKGEPWIQEVSIPENLPWEKSGLGGPLTAGDWFALGVTPRDGNRNFAALPAALIMPQGRKGPTFITYPNFNIYLEWNQSFIYTTSAAYFATRLMGSPVYNKGNPEPGFDDATMKELQTKLEARGHNVGKVDGILGSGTRVAIQKEQQRLGIPADGWPSTALLQAL is encoded by the coding sequence ATGCCCACGTTCCGGTCGCGCAGCATCCTTTTTGCCGCCGCTCTCTCCCTTCTGTCTTCCAGCTCGGCTTTCGCCACGCCACCCGTTGCCTCACCTGAGGATCCCAAGCAGGTGGCTTGCGGCGGTGATATCGGCGCATTTCTTGAGGGCGTGAAAGCCGATGCCGCGGCCAAGGGCATTCCAGCCGACGCCATCCAGAAGGCGCTTGCCGGCGCGCAGATCGACCCGAAAGTGCTTTCGCGTGACCGCGCCCAGGGCGTCTTCCGCCAGACCTTCCTGGAATTCTCCCAGCGCACCGTCAGCCAGGCCCGTCTCGATATCGGCCGCAAGAAGCTTCAGGAGCTGTCATCGACCTTTGCCCGTGCCGAAAACGAATTCGGCGTACCGGCCGGCGTCATCGCCGCCTTCTGGGCCATGGAAACCGATTTCGGCGCCGTTCAGGGTGATTTCAACACCCGCAACGCGCTGGTGACCCTGTCGCATGATTGCCGCCGCCCGGAACTCTTCCGCCCGCAGCTGCTGGCGCTCATCGAAATGGTCCAGCACGGCGATCTCGATCCCGCCGCCAATACCGGCGCATGGGCCGGTGAAATCGGTCAGGTGCAGATGCTGCCCAAGGACATCATCGCCTTCGGCGTCGACGGCGATGGCGACGGCCACATCAACGTCAAGAGCAGCGGACCGGATGCGATCCTGACCGCCGCAAAGTTCATCCAGCATCTCGGCTTCAAGAAGGGTGAGCCCTGGATCCAGGAAGTCTCCATACCGGAAAACCTGCCCTGGGAAAAATCCGGCCTCGGCGGTCCGCTGACAGCCGGTGATTGGTTCGCGCTGGGCGTCACCCCGCGCGACGGCAACAGGAATTTTGCCGCCCTGCCCGCAGCCCTCATCATGCCGCAGGGACGCAAGGGACCGACCTTCATCACTTATCCGAATTTCAACATCTATCTGGAATGGAACCAGTCGTTCATCTACACGACCTCCGCCGCCTATTTCGCCACCCGCCTGATGGGCTCCCCCGTCTACAACAAGGGTAATCCAGAGCCCGGCTTCGATGACGCGACGATGAAGGAGCTTCAGACCAAGCTCGAAGCGCGCGGCCACAATGTCGGCAAGGTGGATGGCATCCTCGGCTCCGGCACCCGTGTCGCCATCCAGAAGGAACAGCAGCGCCTCGGCATCCCCGCGGATGGCTGGCCGTCGACTGCCCTTCTGCAGGCGCTTTAA
- the metF gene encoding methylenetetrahydrofolate reductase [NAD(P)H]: MLRSETARQNGDIRLSFEFFPPKNPEMETHLWETVAELKKWNPDFVSVTYGAGGSTKAPTLDAVRRMIGDSHLSTAAHLTCVDASRDDVHQVIEEFRNAGVRHFVALRGDPSTGIGTAYKPHPEGYENAAALVKGLREIGDFEISVSAYPEKHPESASEAVDIDMLKRKADNGATRALTQFFFDNDVFERYMERVTAAGITIPVVPGIMPIQNLTQLKRFAGRCGTSVPGFLDERFEGYDDDIEGRARVAAEVAAEQIADLQRRGVNEFHLYTMNRAPLVDAVLENLGLERLRRSAA, translated from the coding sequence ATGTTGAGGTCGGAAACCGCGCGCCAAAATGGCGATATCCGGTTATCTTTCGAATTTTTTCCGCCCAAGAATCCCGAGATGGAAACCCACCTCTGGGAAACGGTCGCAGAGCTTAAAAAATGGAATCCGGATTTCGTGTCCGTCACCTATGGTGCCGGTGGTTCCACCAAGGCGCCGACGCTGGATGCGGTGCGGCGGATGATCGGTGACAGCCATCTGTCGACCGCTGCGCATCTGACCTGCGTGGATGCCAGCCGTGACGACGTGCATCAGGTCATTGAAGAGTTTCGCAATGCCGGCGTTCGCCATTTCGTGGCGCTGCGTGGCGACCCCTCCACCGGCATCGGCACGGCCTACAAGCCGCATCCGGAAGGTTACGAGAACGCTGCGGCTCTGGTGAAGGGCCTGCGCGAGATCGGCGATTTCGAGATTTCCGTATCGGCCTATCCGGAGAAGCATCCGGAAAGTGCAAGCGAAGCTGTTGATATCGACATGCTGAAGCGCAAGGCGGACAATGGCGCGACCCGGGCGCTGACACAGTTCTTCTTCGATAATGACGTGTTCGAACGCTATATGGAGCGGGTGACGGCTGCGGGCATTACCATTCCGGTGGTTCCGGGCATCATGCCGATCCAGAACCTCACCCAGCTCAAGCGTTTCGCCGGCCGCTGCGGTACGAGTGTTCCCGGCTTCCTGGATGAGCGTTTCGAAGGCTATGACGATGACATTGAAGGGCGCGCCCGTGTGGCCGCTGAGGTCGCTGCCGAGCAGATCGCCGATCTGCAGCGGCGCGGTGTCAACGAATTCCATCTCTACACCATGAACCGCGCGCCGTTGGTCGATGCGGTGCTTGAAAATCTCGGTCTGGAGCGTCTGCGCCGCAGCGCAGCCTGA
- a CDS encoding metalloregulator ArsR/SmtB family transcription factor — MAFGLDKLVDLLKAAGEPTRFRLLALLAAGDLTVTDLTEILGQSQPRISRHLKLLTEEGLIERYQEGAWAYFRLRQDGEPAIVVRQLLGAASPSDAVLQRDSERLATVKRVRAERAQDYFSRNASAWDELRRLHVSDEAVEGALLKLVGTTPIDSLLDLGTGTGRILQLLSGIYRRAIGVDASRDMLSVARANLDKAGVVNASVRHGDILNLPLEGQDFDLIVIHQVLHFLDQPEIALSEAARMLRPGGRLIVIDLAPHSFEYLRDEHAHVRLGFSHPLMEEWLKKAGLSLERAVDLHSEKASDEALDVTIWVARDQRLLMADDVVQEAVLLAAGRA; from the coding sequence GTGGCGTTCGGTCTGGACAAATTGGTGGATCTTCTGAAGGCGGCGGGTGAGCCCACGCGCTTTCGCTTGCTGGCGCTTTTGGCGGCCGGCGATCTGACTGTCACCGATCTTACCGAAATTCTCGGCCAGTCGCAGCCGCGCATTTCCCGTCATCTCAAGCTTTTGACGGAAGAGGGGCTGATCGAACGTTATCAGGAAGGCGCTTGGGCCTATTTCCGTTTGCGGCAGGATGGTGAGCCCGCCATTGTTGTCCGGCAGCTGCTTGGCGCCGCATCGCCCTCCGATGCCGTTCTCCAGCGCGACAGCGAGCGGCTTGCCACCGTCAAACGGGTTCGGGCGGAGCGGGCGCAGGATTATTTCAGCCGCAACGCCTCCGCCTGGGACGAGCTGCGCCGCCTGCATGTCAGCGACGAGGCCGTGGAAGGTGCGCTCCTGAAGCTGGTTGGCACGACGCCCATCGATTCGCTTCTCGATCTCGGCACCGGCACCGGGCGCATTCTGCAGCTTCTGAGCGGCATCTATCGCCGGGCGATCGGCGTTGATGCCAGCCGCGACATGCTCTCGGTGGCGCGCGCCAATCTCGACAAGGCGGGCGTGGTCAATGCATCCGTGCGCCATGGCGATATTCTCAATCTGCCGTTGGAAGGTCAGGATTTCGATCTGATCGTCATCCATCAGGTTCTGCATTTCCTCGACCAGCCGGAAATCGCGCTGTCCGAAGCCGCGCGCATGCTGCGTCCCGGCGGGCGGCTGATCGTTATCGATCTGGCGCCGCATTCCTTTGAATATCTGCGCGACGAGCATGCGCATGTGCGGCTGGGCTTTTCGCATCCACTGATGGAAGAGTGGCTGAAGAAGGCGGGGCTTTCTCTGGAGCGCGCTGTCGATCTTCATTCTGAAAAAGCGTCCGACGAAGCACTGGATGTTACGATTTGGGTTGCCCGTGACCAGCGGCTGCTGATGGCAGACGATGTGGTGCAAGAGGCCGTTTTACTTGCTGCCGGGAGGGCATGA
- the ettA gene encoding energy-dependent translational throttle protein EttA: protein MARQFIYHMAGLNKAYGAKKVLENVHLSFYPDAKIGILGPNGAGKSTVLKIMAGLDKEYTGEAWLAEGATLGYLEQEPKLDENKTVMENVMEGVASKTAIVDRYNELMMNYSDETADEGAKLQDIIDSQNLWDLENQVEMAMDALRCPPGDSAVTGLSGGERRRVALCRLLLSQPDLLLLDEPTNHLDAETIAWLEKHLRDYPGAVMMITHDRYFLDNVTGWILELDRGRGIPYEGNYSAYLQAKAKRMQQEAREDASRQKAISRESEWIASSPKARQTKSKARIKAYDELVEAAENRRPGDAQIVIPVAERLGRVVIEAENLTKSYGDRVLIENLSFKLPPGGIVGVIGPNGAGKSTLFKMITGQEKPDSGSVTVGETVQLGYVDQSRDTLAGDKTVWEEISGGNDIIKLGKFEVNSRAYCGAFNFKGGDQQQKVGNLSGGQRNRVHLAKMLKAGGNVLLLDEPTNDLDTETLAALEEALEAFAGCAVIISHDRMFLDRLATHILAFEGDSHVEWFEGNFEDYEKDKVRRLGPESIKPGRVSYKRLTR, encoded by the coding sequence ATGGCACGTCAATTCATCTATCACATGGCCGGGCTGAACAAGGCCTATGGCGCGAAGAAGGTTCTGGAGAACGTTCATCTCTCCTTCTACCCCGACGCCAAGATCGGTATCCTCGGCCCGAACGGTGCCGGTAAGTCGACTGTTCTGAAAATCATGGCCGGTCTCGACAAGGAATATACCGGTGAGGCCTGGCTGGCCGAAGGCGCGACGCTCGGTTATCTCGAGCAGGAGCCGAAGCTCGACGAAAACAAGACCGTGATGGAAAACGTCATGGAAGGCGTGGCGAGCAAGACGGCCATCGTCGACCGCTACAACGAATTGATGATGAACTATTCCGACGAAACGGCGGATGAGGGCGCGAAGCTTCAGGACATCATCGACAGCCAGAATCTCTGGGATCTGGAAAACCAGGTCGAGATGGCCATGGACGCGCTGCGTTGCCCGCCCGGCGACTCGGCCGTAACCGGTCTTTCGGGCGGTGAACGCCGTCGTGTGGCGCTCTGCCGTCTGCTGCTGTCGCAGCCGGACCTGCTGCTGCTCGACGAACCGACCAACCACCTTGACGCGGAAACCATCGCCTGGCTTGAAAAGCACCTGCGTGATTACCCCGGCGCCGTGATGATGATCACCCACGACCGCTACTTCCTCGACAACGTCACGGGCTGGATTCTCGAGCTCGACCGTGGCCGCGGCATTCCTTACGAAGGCAATTACTCCGCTTACCTGCAGGCGAAAGCCAAGCGCATGCAGCAGGAAGCCCGTGAAGACGCATCGCGCCAGAAGGCCATCAGCCGCGAAAGCGAGTGGATCGCCTCCAGTCCGAAGGCACGCCAGACGAAATCCAAGGCGCGTATCAAGGCCTATGACGAGCTCGTGGAAGCAGCGGAAAACCGCCGTCCCGGCGATGCGCAGATCGTCATTCCGGTCGCCGAGCGTCTTGGCCGCGTGGTCATCGAGGCCGAAAACCTCACCAAGTCCTATGGCGATCGCGTACTGATCGAGAACCTATCCTTCAAGCTGCCGCCCGGCGGCATTGTCGGCGTCATCGGTCCAAACGGTGCTGGTAAGTCCACGCTGTTCAAGATGATCACCGGTCAGGAAAAGCCGGATAGCGGTTCGGTCACGGTTGGTGAGACGGTTCAGCTCGGTTATGTCGACCAGAGCCGCGATACGCTGGCGGGTGACAAGACCGTCTGGGAGGAAATCTCCGGTGGTAACGACATCATCAAGCTCGGCAAGTTCGAAGTGAACTCGCGTGCTTATTGCGGCGCCTTCAACTTCAAGGGCGGCGATCAGCAGCAGAAGGTCGGCAATCTCTCGGGTGGTCAGCGTAACCGCGTACACCTCGCCAAGATGCTGAAGGCCGGCGGCAACGTTCTGCTGCTCGACGAACCGACCAACGACCTTGATACGGAAACGCTGGCAGCGCTCGAAGAAGCGCTGGAAGCCTTCGCCGGTTGCGCCGTTATCATCAGCCACGACCGCATGTTCCTCGACCGCCTGGCCACCCACATCCTCGCTTTCGAGGGTGACAGCCATGTGGAATGGTTCGAAGGCAACTTCGAAGACTACGAAAAGGACAAGGTTCGCCGCCTGGGCCCGGAAAGCATCAAGCCCGGCCGGGTGAGCTACAAGCGCCTGACGCGCTGA